The Choristoneura fumiferana chromosome 5, NRCan_CFum_1, whole genome shotgun sequence region CGTATTTAGGCATCTTTGGTCGTAATTTAAATATACCTTTAAACCAACGTTTAACTCTGTCATCAGTACCAATGTGAGTGCCGATtatgagtgagagggacgatcgATGACAGTTTAAAGTCTGATAAGAGGCTCCCTTGTAAAAAATAGATGATAAATAAGATATTACAGTAGGGACTGAGCTATGAAATACATCCACCTTATTAGTCTTGCAGTATTGCCACCACTGTTTAAGACAGCTACTGTACTGTTTAATGCTATTAGCGGATAGAGATGCCATCATTACATCAACCCCACTCTCTGATATCATCCTTCTGCTAAACGCCTGCCTGATAAGATGCACGCCCCCAGGATAAGCTTCGCGTGCATCGGGTGCGACGTTCTGAAAGGAGAAGTAAGGAGATTTTCAGATGGACCCAACATGACAACGTCAGATGTGATTAATGAAGTCAGCAAAGGATACCATGGTTGTGATGGCCAGATGGGATAGACTACTATACCGGTAGCTCTATCATTTTTAATCTTTTGAATGACCTTCGTCAATAAacaaaaaggcgggaaagcatagaAAAAGTGTGGAGTCCATTTTATGGTAAATGCATCTATGTTATTTGCAAAGGGGTCCCTGTGCCATGATATATAATCTTTGCACTTTGCATTTGTTCGTGAAGCGAACAGATCAATATGTGGAGATCCAAagcttttaacaattttttgaaAAGCAGAATGCGACAATTCCCATTCAGTATCTATTTTAGTATAGCGGGATTCAAGGTCCGCATCAGTGTTATCTTTTGATTTTATGTAAGATGCAAAAATCCAAAGCCTTCTGATCTCACACCATTTCCAAATAAGTTTTGCTAAATTACTAAGATTGGGAAATTGAACACCTCCCATGCGATTAATGTAGGAAATTGCAGTTGTGTTATCAATCCTAAGTAATATTTCACAGTTCATTAAATCACTTGCAAAACATTGCAATGCGAAAAAAGCGGCCAATAGTTCTAAATGGTTTATGTGATAGCCTTTTTCTTCTTCTGACCAAAACCCTCTTGCCTTTTTTCCATTACAAAAACTACCCCAACCTGACCTACTTGCATCACTAAATATCTCCAAACAGaagttatattgttttatttcacaaaaaccAGAACTAAGATTAGCTTTCCACCACTGTAAGTCCGATTTAATGTCAgtatttattatcattgtttcatcaaaattgttaTCAGACTTTtgcaaagataaatatttttctctttccaTGGTCTTAGTGTAAACAAAACCATATGAAACAGCCATACAGACCGATACTAAATTTCCCAATAATTGAGCAAAGTCTCTAATTGAACAACTTTCAACcttcaaaaacttatttaccatTGATAGTAACTTATCCCTCTTCTTTACTGTTGGGCTCAAGGTCAAGTTATTAGAGTTAATAATAAAGCCTAAATATTCCTGTATGTTAGATGGAATGAGGCGACTTTTTTCTGTGTTTATAATAAAGCCTAGGCACTCTAAAAGGTCtcttgtaatttttgtattgttttgacATTCAGTATAAGATGATCCAATGCATATCAGGTCATCTAAGTAAATAACTAACCTTATACCCTGTTCTCTCAGAAATTCCATTACTGGTTTTAGTAGCTTGGTGAAGGCATAGGGAGCCGTTGCCAATCCAAAAGGTAGACAGTTGAACTCATATAAACTATCATTGAACATGAaccttaaatattttctatggtCTTTGTGAGTACCTAACAAATAATATGCATTCTTTAAATCAATTGTGCACATAAAATCTCCTTTTGATAAAAGTTTACAAAGAGTTCTGATGTCTTCCAACTTGAAATGAGTAACttctacaaatttattaaacaactttaagtttaaaataaatctgtGTGTACCATCAGACTTAGGAACTGTAAAAATACTAGACAAGAACTGATGGGGTTCTgctttacattttgaaatagcACCAAGCTCCAAAAGCTTTATGATTTCAGTGGAGAGAATGTATCTTTCAGacttatttgtaatattaagtgGTATATTATTTTGATGTGGGTTAGCTACCAGAGGTATAGAGTAACCTTTAATCCATTCTAAAATTACTGGATCTTTAGTAATTTTTTCCCAGCAACAATAGAAAGAGCTTAATCTACCACAAAATTTTACCTCTATGGGTATTTGGCACGGCCTCTGCCCGTTGGCGGCGGTAGCCGGCGTCCCTGGCCCCTCGTGGCGGTGCGGGGCTGGTAGCGCTGCTGAGGCTGGTGGTGTCCCCCTCGAGCTGGACCCCTCGCCTGTGGGCCTTGCATTGGGCGTCGAGGAGGTTGGTACCAGTTTTTTGAACCCGATGTAGATGTCTGGGGTTGAGGCTTTGGTTTAAGTGCACTGCTAGCTCTCTTAATGGCAGCCAGTGACTTTACCGTCTCATCTAATTTTGTGTATAAAAAGTCTGACCGTGTATTCTCCTTCAAGTTTAGACTCAGGCTCTTGTCCAGATGCGGAGATATCAGCTTCTTACGCATGTTAGTGTACTCATAATGGAGGTTACATAGTAGCCGGGACGCATCTCCTAAAGACTTGATTATGTCAATCTTGTCTTCGCCTCGTGATAGCTTGTGAATGGCATATAAAACTGATGCTCCTGCTAGACCTAGGTCTTGCTGTCTCCCTTCTAGAAGTTTGTCTCTTGTTTTTGTCGAAGAGCTTAAAATCGCATTGAGCTCATTATTGAGCTTGGGTGCCTCCAACAGCATCATGTTCGCTGGAATTAACAAGTTTTTAGTAATAATCTCCTTTTGCTCTTTAGGCAACCCTTTCATGAGGATCCCATCCATCCTTTTGGTAATGTCACTGTGGATATCCTCTCCATATCCCTTTTCTTGGGCATTTTCATCACCCAGGGCCATCAATACTTCATTCGGAAGGGAATCTACACCTTCATCCGTAACTTCTTCAACCTCCAGGATTGAAAATGCTTCAGCCTCAGTCTCTACCTCATCCTGCCCTTGTTGTTCAATGTCTGGAACGTACCAAGTAAAAATTGAATCCACATGATTTTGAATACCATGACCATAGTCTAACTAAAGCATAAgaacaggtaggtaggtacatgggCCTCTAAAGATCACCCTCACGTTTAGAGCTTACAGTATGCAAATGCATgggcattatttttaaaattattatgtaatgAAATGTGTGACTTATCATatcatacattatattatgttcCAACGGAACACATACATTCTCCAACGGAGAATACAAAGTACGCAACTGTTAAGCATTGTATCGGGTGTCGTAATAGGTGAATATGATGAATATTTTCAACGAAAATATTACAGAATCACAACGTGATTAATGTATTAGTCGAGATGCTTGATAAAGTAAGGGCTTTCCATTCCCAACGGGAATGCACTGAACGCACAACGTGCGTTGTGGTTTTGTACAACGTACAAAGGCGCAAACACCGTTGACTCAGTTACAAAGTAATATCGCAACAAGTATAGTACTTACGGTTGTTACTATTTGGTGGTGTTGTTATTTCCCTCGACCGATATCTTTCAAGACGCTTTTCTAGTTTCTGAATTTTCGACCTTCTTTTTTCCTCGTCCTCCTTTTCACTCTTTCGTTTTGGCAtcttattttatcgaaaactatagattttttagcttttttccACTGGAGAATAAAAATCTGCATAAAACCACGACCGTTGCGTTTCACGCGCGAAATAACGAATGACGTTAAGATGGGAGTGTTGccacataatatttttatttttacactacCTAGGTGCTTTAAACTACGCGTTATTGCGAGCCGAAATATCGACTGCTGCTAGTAATTTTATCGAAACAAGTATTGCATACAATTGCCTGTAATAGACTATTAGCCGTATGTGTGGTCCGGCCGTGTTTAGGGTAAGTAAAGCATTGTTTTAAACCCCATACTTattgcatttttagggttccgtagttaggactaggaatccttatactcgtagtttcgccatgtctgtaggACCACTCTACTCTCACCCGAAGAGTACTATTATATTCTGTGGCCGAAGGTAAGATTTACGCTGTGCGTCGTCTTTGACGAATCAGTTAGTTACTCTTTTAAAGTTGTAAATGTTTGTATTCCTTATGCCaatgttttaattacttacacTACTTATAGTTTGTTTGGCCCCTTAAAACAGTACCTAAAACAATCCATCAAAAGTCCTCACGTTCTTATTTTATCATGTACCGCTTCAATTCGCCAGTTCAAAGGTGAAATCAcgactttgaaataaaacatcGTCTACAACAGGCCGAGTAAAAATCCTATTAATTTCAGCCGAGGTCGGTTTGACGCGTGTGCTCTTATGTCAATTCAGCAAACGCATAAAATGATCGTCAATTAACACTTTAAAACGCATTAATCTAATGCCGTTTAATTTTTGATGGAGTCgtgaattattttgtttaaatctgATCGATTATAATTGGAATTAGTTTTTTGAGTTTGCTTTCGCTCATTGTCTTGGCATTGACACTGTTAAAAGAAGACGTATTCAC contains the following coding sequences:
- the LOC141428043 gene encoding uncharacterized protein, with product MPKRKSEKEDEEKRRSKIQKLEKRLERYRSREITTPPNSNNHIEQQGQDEVETEAEAFSILEVEEVTDEGVDSLPNEVLMALGDENAQEKGYGEDIHSDITKRMDGILMKGLPKEQKEIITKNLLIPANMMLLEAPKLNNELNAILSSSTKTRDKLLEGRQQDLGLAGASVLYAIHKLSRGEDKIDIIKSLGDASRLLCNLHYEYTNMRKKLISPHLDKSLSLNLKENTRSDFLYTKLDETVKSLAAIKRASSALKPKPQPQTSTSGSKNWYQPPRRPMQGPQARGPARGGHHQPQQRYQPRTATRGQGRRLPPPTGRGRAKYP